GATGAGCAAAATGGACACCTATAGGGGTCAGGAGGTTCCCTCCCACCAattccacaccccacccccaccagcctccCCCTGACCCGGAAACTGGATCGGCTGCTGGAGCAAGAATGGGAGCGCTAGAGTTTCCCCTGTGCAGAGGCCAGAGCCCAGCGCTGAGGCCTGGGGCCTGTGCATCTTTAATCGAGCCATGAATTATAGAGCAGCCCACATCCCTGCTTCTTCCCTCTCTGGTTCTGctgttttctgtttcccttttgCCATGTCTGTATCTGTCTCTCCCAACCTCCAGTCACCTTGCTTCTGCCCCTTCCTCGAGTTCTTTGGCATGCCTCCCCGGGGACTGCCCAGCCTCTGGGAGGGAGCCTGGCCAGGTGGGAGACCCAGGCTGGCTGGCAGGCCTTGGAGGGGTGAATCCCTGTTCCACGCCTCTTCCCCctgccaccctcccacccccaggctaGGCTGGCTGCCAGCTTCACCGTGGCTGAaggggaggccagtgtggctggccCCCTCAGCCCTTCCCAGCTTATGGGGAATGAGCCAGGCATCGGAGTCTCACACCCAGCCTGCAGCAGCTGGACCACATCTGGCTCCAGCCCAGGGCATGAGAGCATGCATGTTGTCACAGGGTGGGGACTCCTGGGCCCTCGCCCTCAAGGAAATGGGGGTAGTTCTCCTTCACATAAAGAATCTTCTCCGAAAGCCATCTGGGGTGACCCCTATATTTCTCCCCCAACAACAGTTTCCATGGAGAATGGACTGGGTCCAGCCCCAGGATCCCCAGAGAAACAGCCtggctccccatcccctcccagcGTTCCGGAGACTGGTCAGGGTGCGACCAAGGGTGAAGGGggagctccagccccagcttccCTGCCTGGAGGTagcaaggaagaggaggagaaggccaAGCGGCTGCTCTACTGTGCTCTGTGCAAGGTGGCAGTGAACTCCCTGTCCCAGCTTGAGGCGCATAACAAAGGTATGGGCTccccgcccaccccacccccacccagtccTCAACCTGCTCCTGCTCCCCACATCCTAACTCTCCTGGCTCCCAACATCCCTGGGTCCTCCCAGACCTACCAGCCTATCTCCCTCCCTAATCATCTTCTTCATTCCTCAGCCCCTTACCTCTTcagttccctccccaccccacccccacattaTTTCTTGTAACTGTGACTCTCCCCTGATCCACCTTGTGTTTGGACGGGTCCCATGGGGCTTGAAAAAAACCCACACTTGatgcaccctccccccacccccagtattTTAATTGGAAATGTGGGCATTTGAGGCCTAGTAAGCCTGGATAATTTTTCTCCCCCCTTACCTTCTGCCCTCTGTGGGCTCCAGGTACTAAGCACAAGACAATTCTGGAGGCCCGAAGTGGGCTGGGCCCCATCAAAGCTTACCCTCGGCTGGGGCCTCCCACTCCCGGGGAACCCGAGGCCCCTGCCCAGGACCGAACCTTCCACTGTGAGATCTGCAACGTCAAGGTCAACTCGGAGGTCCAACTGAAACAGGTGGGTTCAAGGCCCTTCCCAAGAACTCTGGGGAGTCCACCCGCTAAGAGCGGAGGGAGAACAGGGAGCTTGGGTGAGGGCTCTTCTTCAGGGCCGTCCACTGGGGCCCCGGAAGGAGCGGGGCTGGGTTCTGGGGTGTGATTTCTCTGCTCGCTGGTGGTCCCTTTGTTCCCCGTGTGGCTCACAGCCCCCCACCCTCTGGTCCCTGCAGCACATTTCCAGCCGGCGGCACCGAGATGGCGTGGCCGGGAAGCCCAACCCGCTACTGAGCCGTCACAAGAAGCCTAGGGGCGCCGGCGAGCTGGCGGTGAGGCCTGGGCGCTGGACAACTTGGCGACGGGGGACTGGAGCCGGGAGGACGGGCCGGCCCTGGGAAAAGTGGAGTTTGCAGGGCCACAGAATgactcttccctctctctccctgcccctctccccactgcaggGCACTCTGACTTTCTCCAAGGAGCTGCCCAAGTCCCTGGCCAGCggcctgctccccagccccctggCGGTGGCTGCGGTGATGGCAGCGGCAGCAGGCTCCCCGCTGTCTCTGCGCCCGGCTCCAGCCGCTCCTCTTCTCCAGGGACCGCCGATTACCCACCCCCTGCTCCACCCGGCCCCCGGGCCCATCCGAACTGCGCACGGACCCATCCTCTTCTCCCCCTACTGACCTGAACCCTGAACCCCCTCCCATTCAaccccccccacctccagccgGGACCCAGGCCTCCGGGCTCCCAGCCCGCCCCTCCTCCCGGCACTCCCTGAATgatctctctccttcccccccaccccgaggTACGGGGTTCCAGGAAAGGGGAGGGGTagcgggggaggggggcttcAGAAGGGGGGGAACACCCCAGATCTCAGGGAACCCCGccccctgcccttccctctcctctagAAAAGGGGGGGCCGTCTCACCCCCGAGCCCCCTTGGAGACACCCCCCTCCCAAAAGCCATGTCCATCCAGCCCTTCCCCCCTAAACCTAGCACAAAACGGGGTTCACAA
The Vicugna pacos chromosome 12, VicPac4, whole genome shotgun sequence DNA segment above includes these coding regions:
- the ZNF385A gene encoding zinc finger protein 385A isoform X2, producing the protein MILGSLSRAGPLPLLRQPPIMQPPLDLKQILPFPLEPAPTLGLFSNYSTMDPVQKAVLSHTFGGPLLKTKRPIISCNVCQIRFNSQSQAEAHYKGNRHARRVKGIEAAKTRGREPGVREPGDPAPPGGSPLSGDGGAPRPVSMENGLGPAPGSPEKQPGSPSPPSVPETGQGATKGEGGAPAPASLPGGSKEEEEKAKRLLYCALCKVAVNSLSQLEAHNKGTKHKTILEARSGLGPIKAYPRLGPPTPGEPEAPAQDRTFHCEICNVKVNSEVQLKQHISSRRHRDGVAGKPNPLLSRHKKPRGAGELAGTLTFSKELPKSLASGLLPSPLAVAAVMAAAAGSPLSLRPAPAAPLLQGPPITHPLLHPAPGPIRTAHGPILFSPY
- the ZNF385A gene encoding zinc finger protein 385A isoform X6 → MDPVQKAVLSHTFGGPLLKTKRPIISCNVCQIRFNSQSQAEAHYKGNRHARRVKGIEAAKTRGREPGVREPGDPAPPGGSPLSGDGGAPRPVSMENGLGPAPGSPEKQPGSPSPPSVPETGQGATKGEGGAPAPASLPGGSKEEEEKAKRLLYCALCKVAVNSLSQLEAHNKGTKHKTILEARSGLGPIKAYPRLGPPTPGEPEAPAQDRTFHCEICNVKVNSEVQLKQHISSRRHRDGVAGKPNPLLSRHKKPRGAGELAGTLTFSKELPKSLASGLLPSPLAVAAVMAAAAGSPLSLRPAPAAPLLQGPPITHPLLHPAPGPIRTAHGPILFSPY
- the ZNF385A gene encoding zinc finger protein 385A isoform X5; translated protein: METRPPGSRRMDPVQKAVLSHTFGGPLLKTKRPIISCNVCQIRFNSQSQAEAHYKGNRHARRVKGIEAAKTRGREPGVREPGDPAPPGGSPLSGDGGAPRPVSMENGLGPAPGSPEKQPGSPSPPSVPETGQGATKGEGGAPAPASLPGGSKEEEEKAKRLLYCALCKVAVNSLSQLEAHNKGTKHKTILEARSGLGPIKAYPRLGPPTPGEPEAPAQDRTFHCEICNVKVNSEVQLKQHISSRRHRDGVAGKPNPLLSRHKKPRGAGELAGTLTFSKELPKSLASGLLPSPLAVAAVMAAAAGSPLSLRPAPAAPLLQGPPITHPLLHPAPGPIRTAHGPILFSPY
- the ZNF385A gene encoding zinc finger protein 385A isoform X4, whose protein sequence is METRPPGSRRGLGPGALTFSLVSPQFLEEKMDPVQKAVLSHTFGGPLLKTKRPIISCNVCQIRFNSQSQAEAHYKGNRHARRVKGIEAAKTRGREPGVREPGDPAPPGGSPLSGDGGAPRPVSMENGLGPAPGSPEKQPGSPSPPSVPETGQGATKGEGGAPAPASLPGGSKEEEEKAKRLLYCALCKVAVNSLSQLEAHNKGTKHKTILEARSGLGPIKAYPRLGPPTPGEPEAPAQDRTFHCEICNVKVNSEVQLKQHISSRRHRDGVAGKPNPLLSRHKKPRGAGELAGTLTFSKELPKSLASGLLPSPLAVAAVMAAAAGSPLSLRPAPAAPLLQGPPITHPLLHPAPGPIRTAHGPILFSPY
- the ZNF385A gene encoding zinc finger protein 385A isoform X1 — its product is MILGSLSRAGPLPLLRQPPIMQPPLDLKQILPFPLEPAPTLGLFSNYSTGLGPGALTFSLVSPQFLEEKMDPVQKAVLSHTFGGPLLKTKRPIISCNVCQIRFNSQSQAEAHYKGNRHARRVKGIEAAKTRGREPGVREPGDPAPPGGSPLSGDGGAPRPVSMENGLGPAPGSPEKQPGSPSPPSVPETGQGATKGEGGAPAPASLPGGSKEEEEKAKRLLYCALCKVAVNSLSQLEAHNKGTKHKTILEARSGLGPIKAYPRLGPPTPGEPEAPAQDRTFHCEICNVKVNSEVQLKQHISSRRHRDGVAGKPNPLLSRHKKPRGAGELAGTLTFSKELPKSLASGLLPSPLAVAAVMAAAAGSPLSLRPAPAAPLLQGPPITHPLLHPAPGPIRTAHGPILFSPY
- the ZNF385A gene encoding zinc finger protein 385A isoform X3 — its product is MFGPPSAPPLGRAPVPAGAASPSPGRPGRTAPSHPGNERRVPGLPGPARLGPSARVRCPGPWRRVPRGPAGLPPQMDPVQKAVLSHTFGGPLLKTKRPIISCNVCQIRFNSQSQAEAHYKGNRHARRVKGIEAAKTRGREPGVREPGDPAPPGGSPLSGDGGAPRPVSMENGLGPAPGSPEKQPGSPSPPSVPETGQGATKGEGGAPAPASLPGGSKEEEEKAKRLLYCALCKVAVNSLSQLEAHNKGTKHKTILEARSGLGPIKAYPRLGPPTPGEPEAPAQDRTFHCEICNVKVNSEVQLKQHISSRRHRDGVAGKPNPLLSRHKKPRGAGELAGTLTFSKELPKSLASGLLPSPLAVAAVMAAAAGSPLSLRPAPAAPLLQGPPITHPLLHPAPGPIRTAHGPILFSPY